The following coding sequences are from one Fibrobacter sp. UWT2 window:
- a CDS encoding acyl-CoA dehydratase activase, with protein sequence MSNMKNDLWVGVDVGSTTVKIAVVDPETNKLLHYTYQRHNAMQAQKVFEVLREAHGLFPDKNFRVAFCGSGGQPFAEATHAFFVQEVVANALAVRATYPESRVAIELGGQDAKVVFFEKDKTTGKLIASDMRMNGVCAGGTGAFIDQVAELLRIKTEAFEGFAKRGQKVYEISGRCGVFAKTDIQPMLNNGIAKEDIALSSFHAIAKQTIGGLAQGMEIKPPVIFEGGPLTFNPTLVRAFKERLGISDEQAIVPEHSEVLVAMGAALSLGSMFADQECFYRKDGSLDALIHFNETRQAENKAKAAADLFFKNDAEYQMFLEEHKMAGNHYPQPVSGSTLNVYLGIDAGSTTTKFVLMDEQENIVDGFYASNNGEPLAVLKNALNELSDRYEEYGCKLNILGVGTTGYGEQLFAKAVHADFHTVETVAHANAAQKICPDVSFILDIGGQDMKAISVQDGVVTGIILNEACSSGCGSFIETYARSLGIPMEKIAELAFNAKSPSQLGSRCTVFMNSSIITEQRDGKQPEDIIAGICRSIINNVFTKVIRIRNLNTLGKKVVVQGGTFKNNAVLRAFEQYTGLKPIRPERPGEMGAIGIALLTKKFMEEKRKTEPELKTKFIGLDAMKTFSWHNQPGQLCQYCTNHCSRTIVTFSDGQSFVTGNRCERGEVTADPNDPKTKALIAEINKKMQSVPDMIKRTNQLLVKDYAPAKLVENNGKTIGIPRVLEFWASLPFWKAFFTSLGYTVVVSRQSDYKMFEAGLHSVPSDTVCFPAKLVHGHVLSLIEKKVDRIFFPMMVAIPSDHTKFTATSVCPVVQAYPNVCKNTDEPEKNYGVPMDQPIFHWFNAKLRRNQTIDWFHEHWKLDKKLLDKAVTEGEKALNNYRTTLLEEGQKILDDVRAKNSFAVVIAGRPYHADTLINHNIASHFTAMGIPVLTTESLPGVYDQDVPSHTRIEIKNTFHLRMIGATMIAAKDPNIELAQIVSFGCGHDSILTDEMMRMLHLDSNKEMLMLKLDEGDARGPVGIRIKSFIETVKARRAANLPDKPESHEPLFHTPFVAEDKKRRRILTPNLSPAFTVLASEYMKREGYIAEYLPVADKKAIELGKKYVHNDICFPCQVNIGEALRWLVEHPDVPQNQVSMCLAKNCENCRAVQYAVLARKALDEAGFKDVTIITTGVDYKGMHPGFQLGLDFRLHMLWGLVTMDAIETMYRAVRPYEVNAGDTQKVYDEWMPKVIAVAGHLSTVQLVRPSKLIEVFEQCIEAFNGIEITEERKKGIRKPRVAVLGEILMNYHPSANGFVENYLMNNGMEVYLPGMTDFFRVDEVVREEKLKRGFSANPVMDRLEGGVTSKVYTHAVETARKSMHKFKLYEHHADCVELKDYVSDIIDPTYNTGEGWMIPGEILYNSKHGINSYIILQPFACLANHISGRGLTKAVKERCPHIQVLSLDYDPDTSFANIENRLQMLIINARELEKANAEA encoded by the coding sequence AGTCGCCTTCTGCGGAAGTGGCGGTCAGCCCTTCGCCGAAGCTACCCACGCCTTCTTTGTACAAGAAGTCGTCGCAAACGCACTCGCGGTGCGCGCCACCTACCCAGAATCTAGGGTCGCTATTGAACTCGGCGGCCAGGACGCCAAGGTCGTCTTCTTCGAAAAAGACAAGACCACTGGCAAGCTCATTGCCTCTGACATGCGTATGAACGGCGTGTGCGCCGGCGGTACCGGTGCATTTATCGACCAGGTTGCCGAACTTTTGCGCATCAAGACCGAAGCCTTCGAAGGCTTTGCCAAGCGTGGCCAAAAGGTCTACGAAATTTCGGGCCGTTGCGGCGTGTTCGCCAAGACCGACATCCAGCCGATGCTGAACAACGGTATCGCCAAGGAAGACATCGCCCTTTCCAGCTTCCATGCTATTGCCAAGCAAACCATCGGTGGTCTTGCCCAGGGTATGGAAATCAAGCCGCCCGTGATTTTCGAAGGTGGCCCGCTGACCTTTAACCCGACGCTTGTTCGCGCTTTCAAGGAACGCCTTGGAATTTCTGACGAACAGGCCATTGTGCCGGAACACTCCGAAGTGCTCGTAGCCATGGGTGCAGCCCTCTCCTTGGGCTCCATGTTTGCCGACCAGGAATGCTTCTACCGCAAAGACGGTTCGCTGGACGCACTCATCCACTTTAACGAAACCCGCCAGGCCGAAAACAAGGCCAAGGCCGCTGCAGACTTGTTCTTCAAGAACGACGCTGAATACCAGATGTTCCTCGAAGAACACAAGATGGCCGGAAACCACTACCCGCAGCCTGTTTCGGGCTCCACGCTCAACGTGTACCTGGGTATCGACGCGGGCTCGACCACTACGAAGTTCGTGCTCATGGACGAACAAGAAAACATCGTGGACGGTTTCTACGCAAGCAACAACGGCGAACCGCTCGCCGTGCTCAAGAACGCCCTCAATGAACTTTCAGACCGCTACGAAGAATACGGCTGTAAGCTCAACATCTTGGGCGTAGGTACAACCGGCTACGGCGAACAGCTGTTTGCTAAGGCCGTGCATGCCGACTTCCACACGGTGGAAACGGTAGCTCACGCCAACGCCGCCCAGAAGATTTGCCCCGACGTAAGCTTCATCTTGGACATCGGTGGTCAGGACATGAAGGCCATCTCCGTGCAGGACGGCGTGGTTACGGGTATCATTCTGAACGAAGCCTGCTCCTCGGGTTGCGGATCCTTTATCGAAACCTATGCCCGCAGCCTCGGCATTCCGATGGAAAAGATTGCAGAACTTGCCTTCAACGCGAAGAGCCCCTCTCAGCTGGGTTCCCGTTGCACGGTGTTCATGAACAGCTCCATCATCACCGAACAGCGCGACGGCAAGCAGCCCGAAGACATTATCGCAGGTATCTGCCGCTCCATCATCAACAACGTGTTTACGAAGGTGATTCGTATCCGCAACCTCAACACCCTCGGCAAGAAGGTCGTGGTGCAGGGCGGAACGTTCAAGAACAACGCCGTTCTCCGCGCCTTCGAACAGTACACCGGTCTCAAGCCGATTCGCCCAGAACGTCCGGGCGAAATGGGCGCTATCGGTATTGCACTCCTTACCAAGAAGTTCATGGAAGAAAAGCGCAAGACCGAACCGGAACTCAAGACCAAGTTCATCGGCCTTGATGCCATGAAGACCTTCAGCTGGCACAACCAGCCGGGTCAGCTCTGCCAGTACTGCACCAACCATTGCTCCCGTACCATCGTGACCTTTAGCGATGGCCAGAGCTTCGTGACCGGCAACCGCTGCGAACGCGGAGAAGTCACTGCCGACCCGAACGATCCGAAAACCAAGGCTCTCATCGCCGAAATCAACAAGAAGATGCAGTCCGTGCCCGACATGATCAAGCGCACGAACCAGCTGCTTGTGAAGGACTATGCCCCCGCAAAGCTTGTGGAGAACAACGGCAAGACCATCGGTATTCCGCGCGTGCTCGAATTCTGGGCAAGCCTCCCCTTCTGGAAGGCATTCTTCACCAGCCTCGGCTACACCGTCGTGGTAAGCCGCCAGAGCGACTACAAGATGTTCGAAGCGGGCCTCCACAGCGTGCCGTCTGACACGGTTTGCTTCCCGGCAAAGCTTGTGCACGGCCATGTGCTCAGCCTCATTGAAAAGAAGGTCGACCGCATCTTCTTCCCGATGATGGTTGCCATCCCGAGTGACCACACCAAATTCACGGCAACGTCCGTTTGCCCGGTGGTGCAGGCCTACCCGAACGTGTGCAAGAATACCGACGAGCCCGAAAAGAATTACGGCGTTCCCATGGACCAGCCGATTTTCCACTGGTTCAACGCTAAGCTCCGTCGCAACCAGACAATTGATTGGTTCCACGAACACTGGAAGCTCGACAAGAAGCTTTTGGACAAGGCCGTTACCGAAGGCGAAAAGGCGCTCAACAACTACCGCACCACGCTCCTTGAAGAAGGCCAGAAGATTTTGGACGATGTACGCGCAAAGAACAGCTTTGCCGTGGTGATCGCAGGCCGCCCGTACCACGCGGACACGCTCATCAACCACAACATCGCAAGCCACTTTACCGCCATGGGCATTCCGGTGCTTACCACCGAATCGCTCCCGGGCGTCTACGACCAGGATGTGCCGAGCCACACCCGTATCGAAATCAAGAATACCTTCCACTTGCGCATGATTGGCGCTACCATGATTGCTGCGAAGGATCCCAACATCGAACTTGCCCAGATCGTGAGCTTCGGTTGCGGACACGACTCGATTTTGACCGACGAAATGATGCGCATGCTGCACCTTGATTCTAACAAGGAAATGCTCATGCTCAAGCTCGACGAAGGCGACGCCCGCGGCCCGGTTGGCATCCGTATCAAGAGCTTTATCGAAACGGTGAAGGCTCGTCGCGCAGCAAACTTGCCCGACAAGCCCGAAAGCCACGAACCGCTGTTCCACACGCCGTTTGTGGCCGAGGACAAGAAGCGTCGTCGCATTCTGACGCCGAACCTCTCCCCCGCCTTCACCGTGCTCGCCAGCGAATACATGAAGCGCGAAGGCTACATTGCCGAATACCTGCCCGTGGCAGACAAGAAGGCAATCGAGCTCGGCAAGAAGTATGTGCATAACGACATCTGCTTCCCCTGCCAGGTGAACATCGGTGAAGCCCTCCGCTGGCTCGTCGAACACCCCGATGTTCCGCAAAACCAGGTTTCCATGTGCCTTGCCAAGAACTGCGAAAACTGCCGCGCCGTGCAGTATGCCGTGCTCGCCCGTAAGGCTCTTGACGAAGCAGGCTTCAAGGACGTCACCATCATTACGACCGGTGTCGACTACAAGGGTATGCACCCCGGCTTCCAGCTGGGTCTTGACTTCCGTCTCCACATGCTGTGGGGCCTTGTCACCATGGACGCCATCGAAACCATGTACCGCGCCGTTCGCCCGTACGAAGTGAACGCCGGCGACACCCAGAAAGTTTATGACGAATGGATGCCGAAGGTGATTGCTGTTGCTGGTCACCTCTCCACCGTTCAGCTGGTGCGCCCCTCCAAGCTCATCGAAGTCTTTGAACAGTGCATCGAAGCATTCAACGGTATCGAAATCACCGAAGAACGCAAGAAGGGCATCCGCAAGCCGCGCGTTGCCGTACTTGGCGAAATCTTGATGAACTACCACCCGAGTGCAAACGGCTTTGTAGAAAACTACCTGATGAACAACGGCATGGAAGTCTACCTGCCGGGTATGACGGACTTCTTCCGCGTCGACGAAGTGGTACGCGAAGAAAAGCTGAAGCGCGGATTCTCGGCAAACCCGGTGATGGACCGACTCGAAGGCGGCGTGACCTCCAAGGTCTACACGCACGCTGTAGAAACCGCCCGCAAGTCCATGCACAAGTTCAAGCTGTACGAACACCACGCCGACTGCGTTGAACTCAAGGACTACGTGTCCGACATCATCGACCCCACCTACAACACGGGTGAAGGTTGGATGATTCCGGGCGAAATCCTGTACAACTCGAAGCACGGAATCAACAGCTACATCATTCTGCAGCCGTTCGCCTGCCTTGCCAACCACATCTCTGGCCGCGGCCTCACCAAGGCTGTGAAGGAACGTTGCCCGCACATCCAGGTTCTCAGCCTCGACTACGACCCGGATACGAGCTTCGCGAACATCGAAAACCGCCTGCAGATGCTCATCATCAACGCACGTGAACTAGAAAAAGCGAACGCCGAAGCATAG